ATGGGTAATGTTGCATTCGTCCCTGGCAATTGAGAAATGACATCACAAAGCAACATAATTGAGACACCAATCAAAACACAGGAAGGAATGAGTAATTTATGGTCTGATGTTTTCATCCAAACTCTAGCAAGGTGAGGAACTGCCACACCAACAAACCCTATAGGCCCACAGAATCCTGTAATTGTACCTGCAAGCAAACTGCTCACTAGAATAATCCCGATTCTACTTTTACCGATCTCAAGTCCCATACTCTGAGCATACCTTTCTCCCAGCAAAAACATATTAAGCGGCTTTGCCAATAAGAAAGAGAACACGAGGCCTACCAAAACATTAAATGCCAACACCCACAATTGGAAAGAGGTCACCCCCCCTACACTACCAAAAGTCCACATCAGGTAATCCTGAATTTGTTCAGGTGCACTAAAGTATTGCCAAATGCTGACAAATGCGATGGTCAGGTTTCCCATCATAATGCCGATTACAAGCAGAGCTATATTGTCATTCACCTTGGTAGATACTAGTAAAATTACACTCATTACCGCCATAGCCCCCAAAACACCTGCAATAACGATTACCCAAGACATACTCATGCCCAGTGCGGCCACTGATACGTTACCCAAAACACCTCCCATCAATAACATTACAGATGCTACCCCAAGACTAGCACCTGCCGTAATTCCCAATACTGATGGTCCTGCCAAAGGATTCCTGAACAAGGTTTGCATTTTCAAGCCACTTACAGATAATGCAGCCCCTGCTAACCCTGCCGTTACCGCCTTTGGAAACCTGATATCAAATAAGATTCGATTGACAATCTCATTGCTTTTACTGCCTGAAATAGCGCCCCATATATCTGAAAATGATATGTAAACTGACCCTACTAATAAATCCACAATAAACAGAATGCCTAAGCACAAACAAAGACTTAATAATCTGGCAACTTTTTCTTTATACATAATCCCTAATATTCTGCTGTGAATTTTTCTAATTTGGAGATTATCTTACATTCTAAATTTTAAAATAATTATTGCTATTTTCTTTAAACAACAGTTCAAACAAATCCTGACTAGGTGCTTTAGAATGTAAAGGATTGGGATATCCTAAAGTTTGAAGCGCAAAGGTAATTAACATTATGAACAAAGCTAATTCAGAAAAGTACCTTACAGGCAATCTAATTAGCCTGAAACCTATAAGGACATTAATTAACAAATATCACGACATGACTGAATACCCACAACTACCTTTAGCCTCTTACATCATTTTTGATTTTGATGGAACCATTGCAGACTCATTGGCTAAAGCAGTTGAAATCTGTAACCGCATTGCTCCGGAATACAAACTCAGAAGTATTACCAACGAAGAACTCAAACACTGTCAAAACCTACCTGCCAAAGAAGTCATGAAGTTTCTAGGCATTTCAAAATTGAAATTACCCTTTTTGGTAAGACGGGTTCAGAAAGAGTTAAGAAGTCAAATATCAACGCTCCCGCTTAACCCTGGCATCAAAGAATGTCTTTTTAACCTAAAAGAGATGGGATACCGGTTGGGCATTGTCACCTCTAACTCCACTCCAAATGTTGAGGCCTACCTACAAGCTCATGGAATTATTGACGCCTTCGAGTTTATCCATTCTTCCAGAAACCTGTTCGGAAAACACAAGGTGCTTAGAAAGGTCTTGAAGAACTACAGTATCAATCCGGAAGAGGTCTATTATGTTGGAGATGAATGTAGAGACATCGAAGCTGCTCATAAATGCAATATCAAGATGATATCTGTAACGTGGGGTTTCAGTTCAAAAAAAATCATTCAGTCCTCTCACCCTGAGTTTATCGCAGAAAAAGCTGAAGATATCACCACCTT
This portion of the Limibacter armeniacum genome encodes:
- a CDS encoding iron ABC transporter permease, with protein sequence MYKEKVARLLSLCLCLGILFIVDLLVGSVYISFSDIWGAISGSKSNEIVNRILFDIRFPKAVTAGLAGAALSVSGLKMQTLFRNPLAGPSVLGITAGASLGVASVMLLMGGVLGNVSVAALGMSMSWVIVIAGVLGAMAVMSVILLVSTKVNDNIALLVIGIMMGNLTIAFVSIWQYFSAPEQIQDYLMWTFGSVGGVTSFQLWVLAFNVLVGLVFSFLLAKPLNMFLLGERYAQSMGLEIGKSRIGIILVSSLLAGTITGFCGPIGFVGVAVPHLARVWMKTSDHKLLIPSCVLIGVSIMLLCDVISQLPGTNATLPINAVTALIGSPIVIWVILKSKNLKRSI
- a CDS encoding HAD-IA family hydrolase — translated: MTEYPQLPLASYIIFDFDGTIADSLAKAVEICNRIAPEYKLRSITNEELKHCQNLPAKEVMKFLGISKLKLPFLVRRVQKELRSQISTLPLNPGIKECLFNLKEMGYRLGIVTSNSTPNVEAYLQAHGIIDAFEFIHSSRNLFGKHKVLRKVLKNYSINPEEVYYVGDECRDIEAAHKCNIKMISVTWGFSSKKIIQSSHPEFIAEKAEDITTFIRFALQQTGA